From one Streptomyces sp. SCSIO 30461 genomic stretch:
- a CDS encoding TrkA family potassium uptake protein — MRVIIAGCGRVGSTLAVQLVAEGHDVRLIDRSPKARKHLPDNFPGQLYEGNGYNRTVLEAAGIGQADAFVAVTSGDNSNIVSARTAKETYRVPIVLARIYDPRRADIYRELGIPTIASVRWTVHQIHQMLLHRHLTPELTFGNGETLLIRSELPDYLTGRRITEFDVDGEIRVVEVTRAGRSLVPAHSTPAEPGDLVTFAVTTTALGRLHGFLDKELGT; from the coding sequence ATGAGAGTGATCATCGCGGGCTGCGGACGGGTGGGATCCACGCTCGCCGTGCAACTCGTCGCCGAAGGCCACGACGTACGACTCATCGACCGCAGCCCCAAGGCCCGCAAGCACCTGCCCGACAACTTCCCCGGCCAGTTGTACGAAGGCAATGGGTACAACCGGACGGTGCTCGAAGCCGCCGGAATCGGGCAAGCCGACGCGTTCGTCGCCGTCACCTCGGGGGACAACAGCAACATCGTCAGCGCACGCACGGCCAAAGAGACCTACCGGGTCCCCATCGTCCTCGCCCGCATCTACGACCCCCGCCGCGCCGACATCTACCGCGAACTCGGTATCCCCACCATTGCCAGCGTCCGATGGACAGTGCACCAGATCCACCAGATGCTGCTGCACCGCCACCTCACACCCGAACTCACCTTCGGCAACGGCGAAACCTTGCTTATCCGCTCCGAACTCCCCGACTACCTCACCGGACGACGGATCACCGAGTTCGACGTCGACGGCGAGATCCGCGTCGTGGAGGTCACTCGCGCGGGCCGCTCCCTCGTACCCGCCCACAGCACACCCGCCGAGCCCGGAGACCTGGTCACCTTCGCCGTCACCACCACCGCCCTCGGGCGGCT